The segment ATCCCGGACAATTTTCAGATCCTTAACACCCTGGGGGTGAAGCCCGCGTTTCTCGTAGGCCACCAGGTTAGATGCGTGCAGATGGTAATTGGCGTGTATTTCACGGTCGACCAGTGCAGCAAACTCTTTGGCGTTTTCCGGCGCATCGGTGATGGGGGTGCCAAAGTGCACGTGCACATGGCCCTTGAACTCGGTCAGGCCCTTCATGATCTGCTCTGTATCTTCACCTTCTGCTTTTTTGTAGCTGCCAGCACGTGCCTTGGTTTCCAGTTCGCGGGCTTTGTCGCCGTCGCACGGATCGTACTCATAGGATATGGAAACCGGAACGATGCGGAGTTTGTTCATCGCCTCGGCAAAGCTCAGGCCGCTTTTCTTGCAGCTCATGTAGAACATCTTGATGATCGCGGGGTCGGTGAAATCCAGACCATCTTTGGCACGCCCCTCGCGCTGCGCTATCCAGATATTCTCGTTATTTGCGATGCTGTGGTTGATAAAGCCGGAAAGCGTAATATAAGCGTCACGCATTTCACGGGGGCTGGTCATATCGCGGCGAACAATAAAGCTCTTGTTAAGCCGCATCATTTCAGCAAATACCCGGTTTGCGAGCAGGTTATCGCCAATGGCTATCCGCGTGGTACGCAGGCCGTTTTTGAACAGCAGGTAATTGACCACCATGGGGTCAAACACAATATCCCGATGGTTGGATATAAACAGGTAAGCGCCCTGCTTACTGAGGTTTTCTACGCCGCTTGTTGTTACACGGGTGGTAGTGCCTTCAATCAGATCACCGATATACCCGGATAATCCCGCCTGCAGATCATCCACGTGAGTGAAATGTCCAAAACGGCTGACTAGCCAGCGACGGGTGAAAAAACGCAGAACTGCCGGCGCCCAGCGCGCCAATGTAGGCGACTTGAAGCGCCCCACCATGTCCAGAAACTCCTGGTCGTTGACCAACCGTTTAATAGCGGGGCCGGTTTCTTCGTCCGAATAGGGACGGATGGCGTCAAATTCCTGCATGGATGCCCTGTTGTTGTCAGTAACGATTATGGTGAGCCGTGAAACGGTAGTTTGAAACCGCGGTATTGTATCGTTTCTTCTTTCGCTTTGCCTCCCAAAAGGCAGTCTGTCCGGCCATTCCTTGCGCTGAATCTGGTATGATCCGCTACCAGATTCCACCTCAGCATCGCGATCAACCGGTTATTCTATGTATCCCGACCAGAACTTTGAACAGCTTTCTGCCCAGCGGCCAACTACCTCAGGTAGGAGCCCCGAGCAAGTTTTGCACGAGGTGTTTGGGTATGAAACCTTCCGCCTGCTGCAGGGGGAGATTATCCACGAGGTAGTCTCAGGCGGGGATGCTCTGGTGCTGATGCCCACGGGCGGTGGTAAATCACTTTGCTACCAGGTTCCTGCACTTGTTCGCTCGGGTACAGCCATCGTTATTTCGCCATTGATCGCACTGATGCAGGACCAGGTTGCGGCACTTCGTGAGCTGGGTGTGCGGGCGGCATTTCTGAACTCTACCATGGATTTTGAGCAGGCCCGCGCTACGGAATATGCGCTGAGCACAGGTGAGCTTGATCTCTTGTATTGCGCGCCAGAGCGATTGATTCAGCCCCGCACCCTTGAGCTCCTGCATGATGCTTCCATCTCGTTGTTTGCTATTGATGAGGCGCACTGTGTTTCCCAGTGGGGGCACGACTTCCGTTCCGATTACCTACAGCTCGCAGTACTGGCTAACGAATTCCCAACTATTCCACGGATTGCGCTGACGGCGACCGCCGACGAGCGTACCCGAAAGGAAATTGCCGAAAGGCTCTCGTTGACAGAAGCACGGCACTTCATAAGCGGTTTTGATCGCCCGAATATTCAGTACCGGATAGCGCCTAAAACGAATGCCAACAAGCAGTTGCTTGACTTTATAAAAGCAGAACATGAAGACGACTGCGGAATCGTTTACTGCCTGTCTCGTAACAAGGTTGATGCCACAGCAAAGATGTTGGCGCAGAAGGGCTATACCGCACTGCCCTACCATGCAGGGCTTCCCGCCAAAGACCGGGCTCACAATCAGGAGCGTTTTTTGCGGGAAGACGGGGTGATTATCGTTGCCACTATCGCATTTGGCATGGGCATTGATAAGCCCGATGTGCGTTTTGTAGCGCACCTTGATCTGCCCAAGAGTCTGGAAGCCTATTATCAGGAAACTGGCCGCGCAGGCCGCGATGGCAAGCCTTCAACCGCCTGGATGGTTTACGGCCTGCAGGATGTCATCAAGCTGCGACAGATGCTGGAAGGCTCCCAGGGTAATGATCACTTCAAGCGGGTAGAACGACAGAAGCTGGATGCCATGCTGGGCCTTTGTGAAGTCACAAAATGCCGCCGGCAAGTCCTGCTGAATTATTTTGGCGACGAGCTTGAGACACCCTGCGGTAACTGCGATACGTGTCTAAACCCACCCGAAACCTGGGACGGTACGGTTGCCGTTCAAAAGGCGCTATCCTGTGTCTTTCGTACCGGTCAGCGCTTTGGCGTCACCTACTTGATTGATGTATTACGTGGCTCGGAAAACGAGCGGGTTATGCAATCTGGGCACCACCAGATATCAACCTACGGTATCGGGACTGAGCTTTCTGTTACCGAGTGGAAGTCTGTGTTCCGGCAACTGGTTGCCAACGGTTACCTGCGGGCAGACCCGGAAGGCTACGGCGCTCTGCAATTGACGGAGCAATGCCGGCCGCTGCTGAAAGGCGAACATAAGGTAGAGTTGCGTAAAGACCCGGTCATTAAAAAATCGGCTGGCCGTTCTTCAGCTGGAAGATCCGGTGGCGCGGTCAAAGATCAGGTTACAGACCATACTGGCTGGGAAGCCCTGCGGGCCTGCCGCAAGGAGCTTGCGGATAAACAGGGTGTGCCGCCCTACGTTATTTTCCACGACACCACCCTGTTTGGCATGCTTGAGCGCAAGCCGCAAACGCTGGATGAGCTTGCGGGCGTGAGCGGTGTGGGAGCAGCCAAGCTGGAGAAGTACGGTGAGATTTTCCTCGCCGCCATCGCCCAGTTGAATCCGGCCTGAGGAGATGCCTCAGGCTCTTCCTTATTCAGCTGGTTGAAAGCCCTTCTTGCGAACCCGGTACTGTGCGATAGATGTAGCAACGTGGTTGCCCTCCATGTCGCGCAGCTCCCCTTCGAGGGTGAACTTCGCGCGACCGGTGGCATCGGCATCCGAGAGAATCGCAGCAACGTCTTCCGGTGACAGGGCGAACTCTACGGTGACATCGGAATTGGCGGGCTGCAGAAATTTAAGGGTCATTTCCTTCAGGATCGGCGTATAGGAAGGTCCCAGATCAAACAGCGTTAACACCCCACCAGGAATTTCTGCCACGAGAAAGTACGCACCTGCATACAGGCTGCCAAAGTGGTTTTTGTTGCCTTTTAACTGAATGCGTGCGCGTACGTAGCCAGGGCGAACTTCTTCAACACTGAACCGGTTCCGGGGCGCGAACGGAATCGACAGCCCTATGATGCGATTAACGGCGGCATAGCCTCCGGTTTTCTTCAACCACTCCAAGGGTTGCGCCAGAGTTGCTTTGGGATCCGTGGTGGAAATCCATTGCTCGGTTGCCCCGATAATGCTGTCAATTAAGGCCATCGTTCAGCTCCTGAGTTTTGGTTAAAGCGGATCATTACAATGCCCTGGGTAGTTGGCAACACTCTTTTTCCATATTTTTGACGGATTAACATTTCCTTAATTCATTCTGATCTAAAGTATGGATGTGTGGGAAAAAATGGAGGTGCCCATGCGGCCAGCTTTTCATGTCGCAGGAATGGATTCATAAAAATACGCAAAAGGATTCGTAAATTGAGATATGCCCACGGCTCTTCGGCTTGTGTCCGCGTGAGTACAAGGATCGTCGCCTCTGCGGGGCTTTTGTTTGGGCTTCTATCAACGCCGCTGTGGGGCGATGTTGGTTCGATAAATCCCCCTCAACAAGATTATGTACTCTGGTACCGAAACTACGACAGCCCGGCGATTTACGCCCTGGTGGCCCTTGCGCTGGAGAAAACACCCGAATATGGAGAGTTTCGAATTCTCAGAAGCCGGGAACTGAGCAAGGGGCGAGCTTTGCGTGAGCTGGAGCGAGGTGATCACCGCATGGTGGATATTGCCAATGTGGCCACATCGGCAGAGCGGGAGCGGTTTCTGACACCGGTTCCGGTTCCTGTGGATGGCGGGTTGCTTGGTTTTCGCGTGTGTGTGGTTACGCCTGAAAGCCTTCCACTATTCAGAAATATTCACTCTCTTTCTGATCTTCGGAAAAGTGGCATACGGATCGGCCAGGGAACCCACTGGCCCGATACGCCTATACTCAGGGAAAACGATATCCCGGTGATCACCCATTCCCGCTACGAAATTCTGTTCGGCATGTTGAGGAAAAATCGTTTTGACTGTTTTGCCAGAGGCGTCAGTGAGGTTATAAATGATCTTGCGATTGAGAACGATCCGGAGCTGACGATAGAACCAAACCTGGTGCTGGCTTATCCCATGCCCTCGTACCTCTTTGTGGGACCAAATGATCTTTCAACGGCTCACCGGCTACAACTGGGAATGGAGCGCGCCATCCGGGATGGCAGTTTCGGTGTTTTTCTCCAGCGGCATTACGGTTCTTCGGTCTCGGCTCTCAACCTGGATAAGCGCACAATGATTGTTCTGAATAATCCGTTTCTGAGCGGTGAGTCGAATAATGTCGGTCGCCAGACACTGAATAATTTGCGCTGGCGCCTCGAGTTGCTTAGCCGCTGAGTCAGGTCCGGAAGCGGGAGGCATTTGCGTCGAGAGCCTGGCCAATCTCATCGATGCGGCCGCTATAGACGTCGTTCTCATTTGCCGCTGTTGCAGCTTCCTGGCCCTGATCTGCAATACGCGTAATCGAAGCGTTCAGCTCTTCGGTAACCGAGGTCTGCTCTTCCGAGGCGGTCGCAATCTGTGTTGTCATTTGGCTTATGGAGGTGATGGCATCGGCAATCCTGTTAAGGGAGTCCATCGCATCCTGTGCCTTCTCCATGCTGACGTTGGAGACCGCTGTGGAAGCTTTCATTACGTCGACAGCATCGTTGGCGCCTTTTTGCAGACGCTCGATCATGTTATTGATCTCTTCTGTGCTGGTCTGGGTGCGCTGAGCAAGGTTTCTTACCTCATCGGCTACAACCGCAAAACCGCGTCCGGCGTCGCCAGCACGCGCAGCTTCAATAGCCGCGTTCAATGCGAGCAGGTTGGTCTGTGCCGCAATACCCTGGATAACTTCCAGCACCGATGTGATAGACGTAACGTCCCGGCCCAGTGCGTCAATCACTTCTGCTGCGGCACTGACTTCGCGGGATAGTTTCTGCACGGCATCCCGCGACGCGGATACAGTTTCCAGCGATGCGCGGCTGTCCCCATCTGCCGTGTTTGCCGCATCGGCTGTTTGCTGGGCGTTCTGGGCAATTTCTCCGGCTGCTGCGGACATCTCGTTAATCGCTGTCGCAACCATATCCACTTCAGCCTGCTGGCTTTCAACGCTGTTGCGGCTCGCTTTTGCGGTATTCCTCAGCGCGGTTACGTTGGTGGCCAGTTCGGTACTGCCCTGCTGTACCTCACGGACAACTTCGTGGATTTTCTCCACAAACTGGTTAAAGCTTCCCGCGAGCTGACCGAACTCATCACGGGCACTGTCGTCCAGGCGCTGGGTCAAGTCCGCATCGTTTGACCCAATATCCGCCATCGCCGCATTCAGCCGGCGAACCGGGGCGTTTATTTTGTCTTTATTGACGAAAGTTCCCAGATACCAGTCCACACCGCGAGCCTGGCTAATGGAGTGGAAGCTGGCGCTCCAGGGCACGTCATCTTTCTGATAGGTATGATCACCCCCGTCCAGTTTCGGGGCTTCGCCGAGCAATGAGCTGATGTTCTTTCCGATGAGATTTCGGTCCGGGTGATAAAGCACCGTGCCCTCTTGACTGATAAGCGCCGCGTAGCCCGTACCGGCCAGATTTATAACAGACAGAATATCATCGACGGCTTTCAACGTGATATCAGCTGCTGCGACACCTCTATTCTCTCCGCGCGTAACGGGCGCAAGAGTGGAAATGATGATTTCGCCGGTGGCAGCATCGAGATAGGGCTCGGTAAACGATGAACGGCCGAGCTCTATGGCTTTTTTATACCAGGGGCGGACTCTGGGATCGTAGTCAGATGGCAGGGAAGCTTCGTCAGCCTCGGTCTTCATGAGCATGTAGCCATTGTTGCGGCCCACATACACATCCTTGAAATTCCCACCGGTCGCAATCGCCTGAAGCAGGTTTCGGGCCTGCTGATCTGTCGTAGACGTTTCCAGCGCCTTGGCTGTGGCTTCAGTCATCATCAGCCGTGTATTGAGCCAATCGGCAATGCTCGACGTATTCTGCTCCGCTGTATTTTCAATCAAAGCATCGACATAGGTTTCCGTCGTGTGCTGCAGGCGGAGATTGCCGGAAATGGTGAAGGCGGCCATTACTAGAATAAGCAGGATACTGAAGGTAACCAACAGCTTTTGACCGAATGAAAGATGCACGCTGTACTCCTGATTTTGATTTAATCGTTTTTCGGCTGCCTGTGCGAACTCTTTAATGCCTTCTGATAGAATTGCCCGATAAATCCATATCAATGCCATACAGGAGCTACGCTGAATGGCCCATGAAGAACTGCATCTCAATCTCCGCAACCTGACACTTGATGATTACGAACAGCTTCAGGTGCTTATGGATCGTGTCTATGACGATATTGGTGGCGCCTGGCCAAAGGACACCATCAAAGCGCTGGTGGACCAGTTCCCGGATGGACAGATCTGCATTGAGGACAAAGGTCAGTTGGTTGCTGTAGCTCTCACCGTATCGGTTAAATATGAGCGGTTCAGCAACCCCCATACCTATGACGATCTGATTAAGCGAAACGAACAAATCAGGCATGACCCAAAAGGCGACTCCCTTTACGGGTTGGATGTGTTCATTCACCCGGAATATCGTGGTTATCGCCTTGGGCGGCGGTTGTATGAAGCTCGCAAAGAGCTCTGCCGATCCATGAACTTGCGTGCGATCCTTGCGGGGGGGCGCATACCTGGCTATTTCAAGTATTCGGATCAGTATTCACCTGCTGAGTACATTGACCGGGTTGACCGCAGAGATATTTACGATCCGATTCTGAGCTTTCAACTGTCGAACGACTTTCAGGTTACCCGGCTGATGCACAAATACCTCCCGGAGGATGAAAAATCCCAGGGGTACGCAACGTTGCTGGAATGGCGGAACATTCTTTACACCCCGCCCTCCTCAGTCCTGAACGAAAAGAAAACCCAGGTTCGCATGGGCGCCGTTCAGTGGCAGATGCGAGAGTTTTTATCAGTTGAAGAGGTGCTTGAACAGGTTGAATATTTCGTAGATGCGCTGTCTGATTACAAGAGTGACTTTGCGCTGTTCCCGGAGTTTTTCAACGCGCCACTGATGGGGCTGACCGATCAGGTAGACCAGACCCGCGCTATCCGTTTTCTTGCCGGGTTCACCGAGCAGTTCCGGGATCGCATGTCTGATATGGCAGTAAGCTATAACATCAACATCATTACCGGTTCCATGCCTTTGCTGGAGAACGATCGCGTCTACAATGTGTCCTACCTTTGCCACCGCGATGGCCGGGTGGACGAGCAGCGCAAGGTCCACATTACGCCCCACGAGCGTCGTGACTGGGTTATAGAAGGTGGAAGCGAATTTGAAGTGTTCGATACAGATGCCGGGCGTGTTGCGATTATGATCTGTTATGACATCGAATTCCCCGAACTGGGGCGAATTGCGGCCAGCAAGGAAGTCGATATTATCTGCGTGCCCTTCTGGACAGACACCAAAAATGGCTATTTGCGGGTTCGTCATTGTGCCCAGGCCCGGGCGATCGAAAACGAGTGTTATGTAGCGATAACAGGTAGCGTAGGGAACCTGCCGAAAGTACAAAACCTCGACGTGCAGTACGCTCAATCGTCGGTGTTCTCGCCGTCTGACTTTGCCTTCCCTCACGATGCTGTCATGGCTGAAACAACGCCTAATACCGAGATGATCATGTTCTCTGATATGGATCTGGAAAAACTAACATTGGTACGCAACGAAGGGTCAGTAACCAACATTAAAGACCGCAGAGTTGATATGTACGAAATTATCACCCGGTAGGTGTTGAACAACTGCCTCAAAAGTTTATCGTATGGCACTGGTTGCGTTGCAAAACCTTTGGTCAGTGTCTATTGTTTAATCAATATCAAGTCAGCCTCTGCAGAGATTCAGTATTCATGAAGGAAGCGTTGCCCGATCTAGTCGCCCGTTTCAGAATCCGGCAAGGCCTGTTCCGCAAGGAACGGGTCGAGGCCGAGCTTTTTGAGCTGGACGCTTACGGTTGCGTTATGAAAACGGACAAGATGTTCAATCCCGGCGATACAGTCGTGCTCGATCTGATTATGGACATGCCGTTTGATAAAATCCGTGCGGAAAGTGTGACAGGGTTAATTACCGAACGCAGAAAGCACTGTAGCAACTTCTTCTACTCGATTGATTTTGTTGACTTGAAGTCTGATGGAGGCACAGGTCTAGAGGAAAAGTTGCGTCGCATCAGGGAAGTTCTTTCCAAAAAACAGTCGTTAAAATCACGTCGTTCCTCAGGTTCTGTGCCCGGTTTCCGGCAAATGGCCTGATCACTATTGTCCGTTCTATCTGTCTGCAAGGAGATAATCTTATGGCGAAGAAAGCCAAAGAAAGCGTTGATAAGATCGTAAAGAAGGTCAACAAGGAATTTGAGAAAACGTCATCCCAGATTGAAGGTCTGGTCAGCGATGCGAGGAAACAGCTCGATAGCCTGCAACATCAGGTTCAGGATCCGGTTCGCAAGGTTCTGAAAGAAGTCGATGAACTGCGCGAACGTGAAATGAAGCGTTTTAGCGACGAGTTTGAACGTCGCCTGGACGAGTTCCACGAACTGCAATCCAACATACTCGAACGCTTGGGTGTCGCTTCTAAAGAAGACATCCGTAAAGCCGAAAAAGAGAGCAAAAAAGAACTCAAAAAAGCGCCTGCATCGGCAGCAAGCACCGCTGCCAAGAAACCCGCAGCAAAGAAACCCGCAGCAAAGAAACCTGCAGTGAAGAAAGCAGCCCCTAAAAAGCCTGCGGCAAAGAAAGCGCCAACTGCCACGGCCAAGAAGCCGGTTGATAAAAGCAATCTGACGCTCGTGAAAGGCATCGGGCCGGCTACGGCCCAAAAGTTGAAAGCTGCCGGGATCACGTCCATTGATCAGATTGCCAACCCATCGGCAGCCGATCAGGAAAAGCTGAATGGCTTCTCACACATCAAGGGATTTGATCAATTTACAGTTGAAGCCAAGAAAATCAACTGATGCGAACGCCTGACCAGCCTGTTTTACGGGACATTGTCCTGATTGGCGGCGGGCACAGCCACGTCGGGGTACTCAAACGGTTTGCAATGAAACCGGTTCCCGGCGTCCGGCTGACCCTCATTTGCCGTGACACGCACACACCCTACTCCGGAATGCTGCCTGGCTACGTGGCAGGACACTACAGTTACGACGATGTACACATCGACCTGAGCCGCCTGGCAGAGTTTGCAGGGGCACGCTTTTATCGGGCCGAAGCCAGAGGTATTGATCGCGACAGCAAGCGTGTGATCTGCAAAGGCCGGCCGGATGTTCCTTACGACATACTGTCGATCAATATCGGTTCGTCGCCCAGGACGAATGAGGTAGAGGGTGCCTCCCAGTACGCGGTGCCGGTAAAGCCAATCACTGGTTTCAACAACCGCTGGCTTGCCCTCCTCTCACGTATTGAAAACCACGAAGGGCCACTCACGGTAGGCGTTGTAGGCGCAGGCGCTGGAGGTGTGGAGCTGACACTGGCAATGCAGTATCGCCTTAAAAACGAGCTGGAGCAGCGCGGGCGGGATTCCGGCCAACTGCATTTCCACTTGTTTGATGCAGCCGAAGAAATTCTTCCCACGCACAACGCAAAAGTACGGGAAGTCTTCCGGAAAACGCTTTCTGAACGCGGTGTAAAGCTTCATCTTGGCTCGCCGGTGGAAAAAGTCGGTGAAGGGCTGTTGCGCACCGCCGCTGGCGAAACCTTGCAGACAGACGAAGTCCTCTGGGTAACAAGAGCCGGTGGGCCAGCGTGGCTGGAGGAAACCGGCCTGGCTTTGGATGAAGGGCTGTTCCTGCGCGTGCGGGACACTCTGCAGGCTGAAAACGACGACAGCGTTTTTGCTGCAGGCGACATTGCCAACGTGGTCAATCATCCTCGGGAAAAAGCCGGTGTATTTGCGGTGCGCCAGGGACCACCTCTGGCGGAGAACCTCAAGCGCATGGCTCTGGGCAAAGCACCCAACGATTTTCATCCCCAGAAAAAATGGCTGGCATTGATCAGTACTGGCGACAAATACGCCGTCGCCTCCCGCGGCGATATGCAACTTGACGGTGCCATGGTGTGGCGCTGGAAGGACTGGATCGACCGCCGGTTTATGGAAAAATTCACCGACCTCCTGCCCATGGACGAAGGGGCGGCCCTGCCCGATACATCTGCAGCGCAGAACCCTGAGGAAGCCTCTCAGGCGATTTCTGCCGTTGCCATGCGCTGCGGTGGTTGTGGCGCCAAGGTTGGCAGTACGGTGCTTTCACGAGCTTTGGGTGAACTCAGGCCCATTGACCGGGACGATATTATTATCGGCCTGCATGCGCCGGATGATGCCGCCGTTTTGCGGGTCCCACCCGGGAAAGCCGTGGTACACACTGTCGATTTCTTCCGGGCATTCATTGATGACCCTTATACATTTGGCCGCGTTGCTGCAAACCACAGCCTTGGTGATGTCTTTGCGATGGGCGCCGAAGCTCAGAGTGCGACTGCGGTGGCCACGGTTCCCTACGGTATCGAATCCAAAGTGGAAGATGTGGTCTATCAGATGATGTCTGGTGCCGTGGATGTATTGAATGAAGCAGGTTGTGCCCTGGTCGGTGGCCACACGGGCGAAGGTCGTGAGCTTGCCCTTGGCTTCGCAGTGAATGGTCTGATCGATCCTGATAAGGTGATGAGCAAAGGTGGCTTGCGGGCCGGCGATGTACTGATCCTCACCAAACCCATTGGTACCGGAACGCTGTTTGCGGCGCACGCCCGCTTGGCTGCTAAAGGCCGCTGGATTGATTCCGCCTTGGCCTCGATGGTGCAGTCCAACAAGAAGGCAGCAGACTGTCTCCGGAGCTTCGGATCCAAAGCCTGTACGGACGTGACCGGCTTTGGCTTGCTGGGCCATCTGGTTGAGATGACGCGACCTTCAGGTGTCGATGCCGAGCTGGATCTCTCCGCGATTCCTATCCTGCCCGGTGCGGAAGAAACGGCAGCAGCAGGCATTCTTAGTTCTCTGCAGCCGGCCAATATTCGCCTGCGCCGTGGTATCCGGGATCAGGATAAGTGGGTGAAGCACCCACGCTACCCCCTGATTTTTGATCCGCAAACTGCCGGCGGCTTGCTGGCAAGTGTTTCGGCCGATAAGGCGGAAGACTGCGTTCGGGAGCTCAAAGCCCTGGGTTATCCGCACACCGCCATCATCGGGCGGGTTCTGCCCCAGGATGATAGCGGGCCAATTGAGCCGATTACGTTAAGAGAGTGAATCGAGTGCCCCGGAGCGGCGCTGCACTGCAAGTGAAAGCGCCTGCTCCAGGGATTCCTGCTCTTTTTCCGGCGTAAACTGGCTAGCGAGTTGGTCAACCTGCTCTCGCAATTGCTCCAGAAACTCCGCATCGCTCTCCGCATGTTCGAGCACATCAGCAAGTGCCCCGGTATCACCCACGGGGTAGTACCCGGCGTAATCCTTACCAAGCAGCCCGGTATTCCCGGAGATATCAGATGCAATGACAGGCAGGCCGGCGCGGCAGGCTTCCGACACTACATTTGCACCACCCTCCATGACCGAACTCATCACCAGCAACTGGCTATTGGCCATCAGCCCGGCGATGCCATTTTTTTCGAGCGCGCCGAGCCATTTGAATCTTGGATTCTCCTGCACTTCCTGTTTTGCCAGCTGTTCCCAATGTGCATCGTGGGCGTTGCCTGCACAGGAAACGCGAATGCGGGAGTTCGCGGGCAAAAGCCTGGCCGCCTGGGGGGCCCGAAGGGAGTCTTTTTCATCCCGCAGGTGGCCGATGACGCACACATCAAAATAAAGCGATGTAGAAGCCGCCTTTCTTTTATGCACAGTGGGCCGGTCCGCAGACTGAAAAAGCGTAACCAGTTTGATCCTGAAACGCTCTGGAATATCGTCCCCAACCTGCGCATGCAAGCCGATCAGTGCATCGGCTGCCTGCATGGAACAAAGGGTTTGCTCAGGGTATTCGTATTGGTGTCGGTAGATATCTGTTCCCGTTAATGCCACGACTAACGGTTTGCCCGGGCATGAATTTCGGAACAGGCGAATTGCCTCATGGCTGCGCCAGGCATGGAGAGCAATGAAGAGATCACAAGGCTCACCGTGATACGCTGTAACAATAGATACCTTGTGCCCCGCTTGTTCCAGCAGCGTTTGCCAGCGCTCTGCGGTTGCCCTGTTGCCAGCTTTCGAGCCCGGCCCAGCCGGCGTGATCATGATGATATCCATAGTGCTCTTCGATATAAGAAGACCCTTTAAAGGTCCGGATAAAATTTTGATAGACTTGAATAGAATTTTAAGAGAATAGTGCCCTGATGCCTGACCTATTTATACCTATAATCCGTATATATGTTCAGTGTTAAAAAGAATCAGAGTATCCTCCCGCTCGCAGACGCAACTGGTTTTAGACAGGAGCGATATTTCTGCTTTAACAATCAGATACCCGATGAAGGATTTCAAATGGCTTTGAATCTTATAAGGAAGTTGACGCTTTCAAGTTTTTTAATTTTCGCCGCAGCCACGGTTTCGGCGCAAACATTTGTGTTCACTGCGATCCCTGATGAAGACGAAACAAAGCTGGTAGAACGTTTTCGCGGTGTCGCCGATTACCTCTCTGAGCAGCTGAATGTTGATGTACGCTACATTCCGGTAAAGTCCTACGCGGCTGCCATTTCGGCGTTCCGTAACAACCAGGTTCAGTTGGCATGGTTCGGCGGCCTTTCCGGTGTACAGGCGCGCAGGCTGGTACCTGGTTCCGAAGCTGTTGCTCAAGGTGTTGAGGACGAAGCATTCCAGACCTATTTTATTGCCAATACCAACACGGGGATCGAACCAGCCGAAGAGCTTGCAGACCTGAAAGATCAGCTGCAGGGTAAAACCTTTACCTTCGGCTCCAAAGGCTCAACGTCTGGCCGGCTCATGCCCGAGTTCTATGTGCGCGACACCTTTGATTCAAAGCCTGAGGATTTTTTCTCACGCGTTGGCTTCAGTGGCAACCACACACGCACCCTTCGCCTGGTTGAGGCCGGCACCTATGATATAGGCGCGCTTAACTTCCAGGTTTGGGAAAAAGAGCTGGCTGATGGAAACGTTGATACCGATGCGGTTCAGGTTATCTGGAAAACACCCACCTACCCTGATTATCAGTGGACTATTCGTGGAGA is part of the Marinobacter antarcticus genome and harbors:
- a CDS encoding methyl-accepting chemotaxis protein — translated: MHLSFGQKLLVTFSILLILVMAAFTISGNLRLQHTTETYVDALIENTAEQNTSSIADWLNTRLMMTEATAKALETSTTDQQARNLLQAIATGGNFKDVYVGRNNGYMLMKTEADEASLPSDYDPRVRPWYKKAIELGRSSFTEPYLDAATGEIIISTLAPVTRGENRGVAAADITLKAVDDILSVINLAGTGYAALISQEGTVLYHPDRNLIGKNISSLLGEAPKLDGGDHTYQKDDVPWSASFHSISQARGVDWYLGTFVNKDKINAPVRRLNAAMADIGSNDADLTQRLDDSARDEFGQLAGSFNQFVEKIHEVVREVQQGSTELATNVTALRNTAKASRNSVESQQAEVDMVATAINEMSAAAGEIAQNAQQTADAANTADGDSRASLETVSASRDAVQKLSREVSAAAEVIDALGRDVTSITSVLEVIQGIAAQTNLLALNAAIEAARAGDAGRGFAVVADEVRNLAQRTQTSTEEINNMIERLQKGANDAVDVMKASTAVSNVSMEKAQDAMDSLNRIADAITSISQMTTQIATASEEQTSVTEELNASITRIADQGQEAATAANENDVYSGRIDEIGQALDANASRFRT
- a CDS encoding DUF4442 domain-containing protein, which translates into the protein MALIDSIIGATEQWISTTDPKATLAQPLEWLKKTGGYAAVNRIIGLSIPFAPRNRFSVEEVRPGYVRARIQLKGNKNHFGSLYAGAYFLVAEIPGGVLTLFDLGPSYTPILKEMTLKFLQPANSDVTVEFALSPEDVAAILSDADATGRAKFTLEGELRDMEGNHVATSIAQYRVRKKGFQPAE
- a CDS encoding lysophospholipid acyltransferase family protein encodes the protein MQEFDAIRPYSDEETGPAIKRLVNDQEFLDMVGRFKSPTLARWAPAVLRFFTRRWLVSRFGHFTHVDDLQAGLSGYIGDLIEGTTTRVTTSGVENLSKQGAYLFISNHRDIVFDPMVVNYLLFKNGLRTTRIAIGDNLLANRVFAEMMRLNKSFIVRRDMTSPREMRDAYITLSGFINHSIANNENIWIAQREGRAKDGLDFTDPAIIKMFYMSCKKSGLSFAEAMNKLRIVPVSISYEYDPCDGDKARELETKARAGSYKKAEGEDTEQIMKGLTEFKGHVHVHFGTPITDAPENAKEFAALVDREIHANYHLHASNLVAYEKRGLHPQGVKDLKIVRDSVVTAGNWSEEDMQIARMEMEKRLEACDSAIRPYLLDMYANPVQTALDANTRQNSPD
- the recQ gene encoding DNA helicase RecQ, encoding MYPDQNFEQLSAQRPTTSGRSPEQVLHEVFGYETFRLLQGEIIHEVVSGGDALVLMPTGGGKSLCYQVPALVRSGTAIVISPLIALMQDQVAALRELGVRAAFLNSTMDFEQARATEYALSTGELDLLYCAPERLIQPRTLELLHDASISLFAIDEAHCVSQWGHDFRSDYLQLAVLANEFPTIPRIALTATADERTRKEIAERLSLTEARHFISGFDRPNIQYRIAPKTNANKQLLDFIKAEHEDDCGIVYCLSRNKVDATAKMLAQKGYTALPYHAGLPAKDRAHNQERFLREDGVIIVATIAFGMGIDKPDVRFVAHLDLPKSLEAYYQETGRAGRDGKPSTAWMVYGLQDVIKLRQMLEGSQGNDHFKRVERQKLDAMLGLCEVTKCRRQVLLNYFGDELETPCGNCDTCLNPPETWDGTVAVQKALSCVFRTGQRFGVTYLIDVLRGSENERVMQSGHHQISTYGIGTELSVTEWKSVFRQLVANGYLRADPEGYGALQLTEQCRPLLKGEHKVELRKDPVIKKSAGRSSAGRSGGAVKDQVTDHTGWEALRACRKELADKQGVPPYVIFHDTTLFGMLERKPQTLDELAGVSGVGAAKLEKYGEIFLAAIAQLNPA